TTCGGTTATTTGATGCACGACATTCCTGAGTATCCAAGCTCGATGTACCTGCATGCCAATGTTGTGTTTCAGCCCGGCAATCTGCGGCCCAAGGTTTTTCTGCATGATGCAGACCACCCCTTGGTCGTCGCGCAGCGCGAGGGGGTGGACGTGACGCAGATCGAGCGCTGGGTTGCTCTAAGCCACCGCTCTTAGATTTAGGCGTTAATCAACCCACATCCCAGTCCGCTTGTGCCAGTCGGCGATCGATTCCTCGGGATAGACGTCGAACACCTTGTCTTGTCTGCCGATCACCGGCTCGACCCAGTTCGCCTTGTATTTCAGCATCAGATGGACCTTTTCCGGCGGCTTCGGCAGGTCGCTGTCGACCGCCGAGGCGAAGGGATGGACGAGGTCCGGCCAGGTCGGATCGTAGAGCCAGAGCGCGGCGCCGCATTTCCTGCAGAAATTGCGCTCGCCGGTGGAGACCTCGCAATGCGGGTGCTCGTCGTCCTCGATCTCGGCGCGGTAGAC
The window above is part of the Mesorhizobium sp. WSM4904 genome. Proteins encoded here:
- a CDS encoding GFA family protein — encoded protein: MPVLLKGSCRCGAVSFEVESHTPVPFMLCYCSICRKQQGGGGFAINLGADYKTMNVTGKRSLGVYRAEIEDDEHPHCEVSTGERNFCRKCGAALWLYDPTWPDLVHPFASAVDSDLPKPPEKVHLMLKYKANWVEPVIGRQDKVFDVYPEESIADWHKRTGMWVD